In Syntrophotaleaceae bacterium, a genomic segment contains:
- a CDS encoding NAD-binding protein, which yields MKTVAAELAFFLRGRARQNIKYLVIYCAFLFSLVLIYAVLFRFLMFHLEGRDFSLIAGIYWTITVMTTLGFGDITFHSDLGYIFAAVVTISGVVFLLIILPFGLVSLFLAPWIENRLRYRRIRELPAKISGHVLIFGVDAVTRALISKLQVRHIPVAVVTCDEGEALRLEEEEGVEVICGPPIDPRVLDAVKITEARLIVANLSDPENANLCLAARARCDIPVVAMLSEARNAELLRLAGARNTIPLHKILGRYLATRATTRGAIAHILDSFGSLKIAEIPVHGTPFSGQTLAEAQVRRRTGLAVIGLWERGKLTIPTADTLLEDRALMVLAGTREQLDSLEKLVGEEAGDDLVLILGHGRIGCAAATFLDRSPVPYILVDREKNPACEEHVTVYGDATVVHILKQASIEKARGLVVTTNDDSTNIFLTLASRHAHPHIRIVARANRDENVSQLYAAGADFVVSKASVGASILLNIVESKASIFLTEGITVFRRSVPQSLAEKTIADCQIRPRTGCSIVALEPPGGGETIVVPPPETVLQKGTNLILIGSPDQEKQFNLVFPD from the coding sequence ATGAAAACGGTTGCCGCTGAACTGGCCTTCTTTCTTCGCGGACGCGCCAGGCAAAACATCAAATATTTGGTCATCTACTGCGCGTTTCTCTTTTCATTGGTTCTCATCTACGCGGTCCTGTTCCGGTTCCTCATGTTCCATCTGGAGGGCCGCGATTTTTCCCTTATCGCCGGCATCTATTGGACCATCACGGTGATGACCACCCTCGGGTTCGGCGACATTACCTTTCACAGCGATCTGGGATACATTTTTGCTGCCGTTGTCACCATATCGGGGGTGGTTTTCCTGCTGATCATTCTCCCTTTCGGCCTTGTCAGCCTGTTCCTCGCTCCCTGGATCGAAAACCGTCTTCGCTACCGGCGAATCCGCGAGCTGCCCGCGAAAATATCCGGTCATGTTTTAATCTTCGGCGTCGATGCCGTCACCCGGGCCTTGATTTCCAAACTGCAGGTCCGTCATATTCCCGTGGCCGTCGTGACCTGCGATGAGGGGGAGGCTTTGCGGCTGGAAGAGGAGGAGGGGGTCGAGGTCATCTGCGGGCCACCCATAGATCCCCGTGTTCTGGATGCGGTGAAAATCACGGAAGCCCGTCTGATCGTCGCCAACCTGAGCGATCCTGAAAATGCCAACCTCTGTCTCGCGGCCCGTGCGCGTTGCGACATTCCGGTCGTGGCCATGTTGTCGGAAGCCCGGAATGCTGAGCTGCTTCGCCTGGCGGGAGCCCGGAACACGATCCCCCTGCACAAGATCCTGGGGCGCTATCTGGCGACACGCGCCACCACGCGCGGTGCCATCGCCCATATTCTCGACAGCTTCGGAAGCTTGAAAATCGCAGAAATTCCTGTACATGGCACACCCTTTTCCGGTCAGACGCTGGCCGAAGCGCAGGTTCGGAGGCGCACGGGACTCGCCGTTATCGGTTTATGGGAACGCGGCAAGCTGACCATCCCCACCGCCGATACCCTGCTGGAAGACAGAGCCCTGATGGTGCTGGCGGGAACGCGGGAACAACTGGATTCTCTGGAAAAACTGGTCGGGGAGGAGGCCGGCGACGATCTGGTCCTGATCCTTGGCCATGGGCGCATCGGCTGCGCCGCCGCGACCTTTCTCGATCGCAGCCCGGTCCCCTATATTCTCGTCGATCGGGAAAAGAACCCGGCATGCGAAGAGCATGTGACGGTTTATGGCGACGCCACCGTTGTTCATATTCTCAAACAGGCCTCCATCGAGAAAGCCCGCGGACTGGTTGTCACCACCAATGACGACAGCACCAACATCTTCCTCACCCTGGCCAGCCGTCACGCTCACCCTCACATCCGCATCGTGGCCCGGGCCAACCGAGACGAAAACGTTTCCCAGCTCTACGCTGCCGGCGCAGATTTTGTCGTCTCCAAAGCATCGGTAGGCGCCAGTATTCTGCTCAACATCGTCGAATCCAAAGCCTCCATTTTTCTCACCGAGGGCATTACCGTTTTTCGCCGCTCAGTGCCTCAGTCCCTTGCCGAAAAGACCATCGCCGACTGTCAGATCCGGCCCAGAACAGGCTGCTCCATCGTGGCCCTGGAACCGCCCGGCGGGGGCGAGACCATCGTGGTGCCTCCCCCCGAAACGGTTTTGCAAAAGGGGACGAACCTGATTCTGATCGGCAGCCCGGACCAGGAGAAACAATTTAATCTGGTCTTCCCCGACTGA
- the aroF gene encoding 3-deoxy-7-phosphoheptulonate synthase — translation MLIVMNHNAEEKQIDAVMKAVERMGYSAVPIPGSERTAIGVLGNKGYVDDATVRNLPGVKEVIHVSKPYKLVSRDFHPRNTVIRIAGFEIGTGRYPVVMAGPCAVESEEQILKTARAVKAAGAQMLRGGAFKPRTGPHTFQGMREEGLKLLALASRETGLPFVTEVMSPHTVELIAEYADMLQVGARNMQNFELLKELGKIRKPVLLKRGMSATIEELLAAAEYILAEGNREVILCERGIRTFETATRNTLDLAVVPLVKEMSHLPIVIDPSHATGKRSLVPPMAKAALMAGADGIMLEVHPEPEKALSDGPQSLTLQGFSDLMDDIRKLLDFLGSHKEAESAKVP, via the coding sequence GTGCTCATCGTCATGAACCACAATGCAGAAGAGAAGCAGATTGACGCGGTTATGAAGGCCGTGGAGCGGATGGGGTATTCCGCCGTGCCCATTCCGGGCAGCGAACGGACGGCCATCGGCGTTCTCGGCAACAAGGGATATGTGGACGATGCCACCGTGCGAAACCTGCCCGGGGTGAAGGAAGTCATCCACGTTTCGAAACCCTACAAACTGGTGTCGCGCGATTTTCATCCCCGGAACACTGTGATCAGGATTGCCGGCTTCGAGATCGGCACGGGCAGGTATCCGGTGGTCATGGCCGGGCCCTGCGCGGTGGAGAGTGAAGAACAGATTCTCAAGACCGCCCGGGCGGTAAAGGCGGCCGGGGCCCAGATGCTGCGCGGGGGGGCTTTCAAGCCCCGCACCGGTCCCCACACTTTCCAGGGTATGAGAGAAGAGGGTTTGAAACTCCTGGCCCTGGCCTCCCGCGAGACCGGCCTGCCCTTCGTTACCGAGGTGATGAGTCCCCACACCGTCGAGCTTATTGCGGAATATGCGGATATGCTCCAGGTGGGCGCCAGAAACATGCAGAACTTCGAACTGCTCAAGGAACTTGGCAAAATCAGGAAGCCCGTTCTCCTGAAACGCGGCATGAGCGCCACCATCGAGGAACTGCTGGCCGCTGCCGAGTATATCCTGGCTGAGGGGAACCGGGAGGTGATTCTCTGCGAACGGGGCATTCGCACTTTTGAGACAGCGACCCGCAATACCCTGGACCTTGCTGTCGTTCCCCTGGTCAAGGAGATGTCCCATCTCCCGATCGTCATCGATCCTTCCCATGCCACCGGTAAAAGAAGCCTCGTTCCGCCCATGGCCAAGGCGGCCTTGATGGCGGGCGCGGACGGCATCATGCTGGAAGTGCATCCCGAGCCGGAAAAGGCCCTTTCCGACGGGCCTCAATCGCTGACCCTGCAGGGCTTCAGCGATCTCATGGATGACATTCGCAAGCTGCTCGATTTTCTCGGTAGTCACAAGGAAGCCGAAAGCGCGAAGGTTCCCTGA
- a CDS encoding L,D-transpeptidase family protein — MARHFGLGINAISAANPGVDVWVPEAGEEVLLPLSFILPEAPRKGIVINLATMRLFQFKKDGDSLKVLTYPVGIGTEKRPSPTGPMIVERKTARPTWFVPASIAEDHRKKGDILPAKVPPGPENPLGEYALYLSRSTYLMHGTNKPASIGLRATNGCIRLYPEDVERLYQDTPVKTPVLIVNQPYLVGKRHGVLYLEAHVPLQGMDIELEGVFKKLKKIEKDSGYKLDWNKVRQILVEARGVPVPLRESAKEAAKPIKIRHPGNLYGSPKPPEPNLNAWYVLAADFDDETDARRVAAIINHQGPPIPARVLSNSNTHRVIAGPFKDVREAKGAVKRLKIDLDLDGILIEPVKKG; from the coding sequence ATGGCGAGGCACTTCGGCTTGGGAATCAATGCAATCAGTGCGGCCAATCCCGGGGTGGATGTGTGGGTGCCCGAGGCTGGGGAGGAGGTCCTGTTGCCTCTGAGTTTTATCCTGCCGGAGGCTCCCAGGAAAGGCATCGTGATCAACCTCGCCACCATGAGGCTTTTTCAGTTCAAAAAGGATGGTGACTCTCTGAAAGTGCTGACCTACCCGGTAGGTATCGGTACCGAAAAGCGACCATCACCTACCGGCCCGATGATTGTGGAGCGCAAAACCGCCCGGCCGACCTGGTTCGTGCCTGCCTCCATTGCTGAAGACCATCGTAAAAAAGGAGACATCCTGCCCGCCAAGGTGCCGCCGGGCCCGGAAAATCCCCTGGGAGAATACGCCTTGTATCTGAGCAGGTCGACCTATTTGATGCACGGCACCAACAAGCCGGCCAGCATCGGTCTCAGGGCAACCAACGGCTGTATAAGACTCTATCCCGAAGATGTGGAAAGACTCTATCAGGATACTCCGGTCAAGACCCCCGTTCTCATTGTCAACCAGCCCTATCTTGTGGGCAAGCGTCATGGCGTACTTTACCTGGAGGCCCACGTCCCGCTGCAAGGCATGGATATTGAACTTGAAGGTGTCTTTAAAAAGTTGAAGAAGATTGAAAAGGATTCGGGATACAAGCTCGACTGGAACAAGGTCAGGCAAATACTGGTTGAGGCCCGAGGTGTTCCAGTTCCTCTCAGGGAAAGCGCAAAAGAGGCGGCTAAACCGATTAAAATCAGACATCCCGGCAATCTGTATGGCAGTCCGAAACCTCCTGAACCGAATCTGAATGCCTGGTATGTTTTGGCTGCCGATTTTGATGATGAGACCGATGCCAGGAGAGTTGCTGCGATAATCAACCATCAGGGGCCGCCCATCCCGGCGAGGGTGTTGTCAAATAGCAACACCCACCGCGTCATCGCCGGCCCCTTCAAGGATGTGAGAGAGGCCAAAGGCGCGGTCAAGCGCTTGAAAATCGATTTGGACCTGGACGGTATATTGATCGAACCCGTAAAGAAGGGATAA
- a CDS encoding Lpp/OprI family alanine-zipper lipoprotein — protein MKKVLLIVMMVALPVGFIACATTGDLEKMQAEQRMLDSKVEQALQDAQAAKVAADEAKLRADETSARADAAIKAAEERERLADEKAQRAEAAFQKSMMK, from the coding sequence ATGAAAAAAGTCTTGCTGATTGTGATGATGGTTGCACTCCCTGTTGGTTTTATTGCGTGTGCAACAACCGGGGATCTCGAGAAAATGCAGGCAGAGCAGAGAATGCTTGATTCGAAGGTCGAACAGGCATTGCAGGATGCACAGGCAGCCAAGGTTGCGGCTGATGAGGCCAAGTTGCGGGCGGATGAAACGTCTGCCCGTGCCGATGCCGCAATAAAGGCCGCAGAGGAAAGGGAACGGCTCGCAGATGAAAAGGCGCAGAGAGCCGAAGCGGCCTTCCAGAAATCCATGATGAAGTAA
- a CDS encoding L,D-transpeptidase family protein: MFNQGEYAASLKKYEQLLEKNPVKGDRILFEMGVISSHPLNERRDYDQALEWFQKLVKDYPESEFRQNSEMMIFSIKNISIKDKTIAEQQKQIEALRQEIKCKEKEIIDLQNRMKEQQNVFAHIIRQEHADRILIEKKARRLMLISNGEVLKTYTIALGANPDGHKEREGDNRTPEGTYVIEARNRNSKYFRSLRISYPNELDKKRAKELGVSPGGNIMIHGLKNDFSWVGNAHAKVDWTEGCIAVTNQEMEEIDKLTPNGTIVEIRP, translated from the coding sequence TTGTTCAATCAGGGAGAGTATGCGGCATCTCTGAAAAAATACGAGCAACTTCTCGAAAAAAATCCCGTCAAAGGCGATCGGATCCTTTTCGAAATGGGGGTCATTTCCTCGCATCCGCTCAATGAACGAAGAGATTATGACCAAGCCCTGGAATGGTTTCAGAAACTTGTAAAGGATTACCCGGAAAGTGAATTCAGGCAGAACAGCGAGATGATGATCTTTTCGATCAAGAACATCTCCATCAAGGATAAAACCATTGCCGAGCAGCAAAAACAGATCGAAGCTCTTCGTCAGGAGATCAAATGCAAGGAAAAGGAGATTATCGATCTGCAGAACAGGATGAAAGAGCAACAGAATGTGTTCGCGCACATCATCAGGCAGGAACATGCAGACAGGATACTGATAGAAAAAAAAGCTCGTCGTTTGATGCTCATCTCAAACGGTGAAGTTCTCAAAACATACACGATAGCTTTGGGGGCAAACCCCGATGGTCATAAGGAAAGGGAAGGCGATAACAGAACCCCCGAGGGAACCTACGTGATCGAGGCCAGAAACAGGAACAGCAAATATTTCCGGTCTCTGCGTATTTCCTACCCCAATGAGCTGGATAAAAAGCGGGCAAAGGAGCTGGGTGTTTCTCCAGGCGGAAACATCATGATCCACGGTCTCAAAAATGATTTCTCCTGGGTCGGGAATGCTCATGCGAAGGTTGACTGGACGGAGGGGTGTATTGCCGTGACGAACCAGGAAATGGAAGAGATCGACAAGCTGACGCCGAATGGGACCATCGTCGAGATTCGCCCCTGA
- the thiC gene encoding phosphomethylpyrimidine synthase ThiC, with protein sequence MTQLELARQGVVSDKMIQAAQDAGIDPEALRQRIVEGTAIVCHNNLHVNGRPLAVGKGLPTRVNANIGTSKDDTSIDKELEKARAAVAAGADAIMDLSTGGPIDEIRRAIIAETDACIGSVPLYQAACDTVVKKGKAIVEMTVDEIFDGIKKHLDDGVDFITVHCGVTRATVERMDREGRIMEVVSRGGSFTVAWMAHNDAENPLYEHYDRLLELVKPYDATLSLGDGFRPGCLADATDRAQIHELIILGELTQRARDAGIQVMIEGPGHVPLNQIEANIQLQKRLCHGAPFYVLGPLVTDIAPGYDHITCAIGGAIAAAAGADFLCYVTPSEHLCLPTVKDVHDGVMASRIAAHAADIAKSLPGALDKDIAMSRARKALDWETQYCLAIDPALARKRRSESGVDEEHGACTMCGEFCAYKIMDQRKRKS encoded by the coding sequence ATGACCCAACTTGAACTGGCCCGCCAGGGCGTCGTTTCCGATAAAATGATCCAGGCCGCACAGGATGCCGGCATCGACCCGGAAGCTCTGCGACAGCGCATTGTCGAGGGGACGGCGATCGTCTGCCATAACAATCTCCACGTCAACGGTCGACCACTGGCCGTCGGCAAGGGGCTGCCGACCCGGGTGAATGCCAATATCGGCACCAGCAAGGACGACACCAGCATCGACAAGGAGCTGGAAAAAGCCCGGGCGGCGGTGGCCGCCGGTGCCGACGCCATCATGGATCTGTCCACCGGCGGGCCCATTGACGAGATCCGTCGGGCGATCATCGCCGAAACCGACGCCTGCATCGGCAGCGTGCCCCTGTACCAGGCGGCCTGCGATACGGTGGTGAAAAAGGGCAAGGCGATCGTCGAGATGACCGTCGACGAGATCTTCGACGGCATCAAAAAGCACCTCGACGACGGCGTCGATTTCATTACCGTGCACTGCGGGGTGACCCGGGCCACCGTCGAGCGCATGGATCGCGAGGGACGGATCATGGAGGTCGTCTCCCGCGGCGGCTCCTTTACCGTGGCCTGGATGGCCCACAACGATGCCGAAAACCCCCTCTACGAACATTATGACCGCCTGCTGGAACTGGTGAAGCCCTACGACGCCACCCTCTCCCTCGGCGACGGCTTTCGCCCCGGCTGCCTGGCCGACGCCACCGACCGCGCCCAGATCCACGAACTCATCATTCTCGGCGAGTTGACCCAGCGGGCCCGGGATGCGGGCATTCAGGTGATGATCGAGGGTCCGGGTCATGTGCCTCTGAACCAGATCGAAGCCAACATCCAGCTGCAGAAGCGGCTCTGTCACGGCGCCCCCTTCTACGTCCTCGGTCCGCTGGTCACCGACATCGCCCCGGGCTACGACCACATCACCTGCGCCATCGGCGGCGCCATTGCAGCCGCCGCGGGCGCCGACTTTCTCTGCTATGTCACACCCAGCGAGCACCTCTGCCTGCCGACGGTCAAAGACGTGCACGACGGGGTGATGGCCTCCCGCATCGCCGCCCATGCCGCCGACATCGCCAAAAGCCTTCCCGGAGCGTTGGATAAGGACATCGCCATGAGCCGGGCGCGCAAGGCGCTGGACTGGGAAACCCAGTACTGCCTCGCCATCGATCCCGCCCTCGCCCGCAAGCGGCGCAGTGAATCGGGTGTGGATGAGGAACACGGCGCCTGCACCATGTGCGGGGAGTTCTGCGCCTACAAAATCATGGATCAGCGGAAGCGGAAAAGCTGA
- the thiD gene encoding bifunctional hydroxymethylpyrimidine kinase/phosphomethylpyrimidine kinase has product MISSSQNRLRGLYVITDESRGQFLFDKVEAALQGGARIIQYRAKERDENQRLREARQLGQLCRRSGALFIVNDDPHLALASGADGVHIGRQDGTVAAARALLGPDRIIGTSNRTVEQALASEKAGADYVAVGSIYPTATKQDAVHIGLETLRRVRSAVRLPLVAIGGIDCNGAGPVIDAGADAIAVISAVMGDPAPHIAAREFSLLFNRRDPWPRGRVLTIAGSDSGGGAGIQADLKTITLLGSYGMSTITALTAQNSLGVHGIHPVPVDFVAAQIEAVLSDLTPDVIKTGMLFSAEIASLVGRIIGEKGLTAVIDPVMIAKGGAALLREEALEAVRRDLIPVSYLLTPNVPEAEALTGLTIDSESAMEGAAHRLREMGARNVLLKGGHRTGDAVDLLLEGDTLQKLSAPRIASRHTHGTGCTLAAAVAALLARGLTLVDAVKSAKAYISAGIETAREMGSGHGPVNHFLAGRRFWQEKIQ; this is encoded by the coding sequence ATGATCAGTTCATCGCAAAACCGCCTGCGCGGCCTTTACGTCATCACCGACGAATCCCGGGGGCAATTCCTTTTCGACAAGGTGGAAGCCGCCCTGCAGGGAGGCGCGAGGATCATCCAGTATCGCGCCAAGGAACGGGATGAAAATCAGCGCCTCCGCGAAGCCCGGCAGCTGGGTCAACTCTGCCGCCGCAGCGGCGCTCTGTTCATCGTCAACGACGATCCCCATCTCGCCCTGGCCAGCGGCGCCGACGGCGTCCACATCGGCCGGCAGGACGGGACTGTGGCTGCAGCCCGCGCCCTGCTCGGTCCCGACCGGATCATCGGCACCTCCAACCGGACCGTGGAACAGGCCCTGGCCTCGGAAAAGGCGGGAGCCGACTACGTTGCCGTCGGCAGCATCTACCCCACCGCCACCAAACAGGACGCCGTCCACATCGGCCTCGAAACCCTGCGTCGGGTCCGCAGCGCCGTTCGACTGCCGCTTGTGGCCATCGGCGGCATCGATTGCAATGGTGCGGGGCCGGTCATCGACGCCGGCGCCGACGCCATTGCCGTCATTTCGGCGGTCATGGGCGACCCGGCCCCCCATATCGCCGCCCGCGAATTCTCCCTGCTCTTCAACCGCCGGGATCCCTGGCCGAGAGGCAGGGTGCTGACTATCGCCGGTTCCGACTCCGGCGGCGGCGCCGGGATCCAGGCGGACCTGAAAACCATCACCCTGCTCGGCAGCTACGGCATGAGCACGATCACCGCGCTAACCGCCCAGAACAGCCTCGGGGTGCACGGCATCCATCCGGTTCCGGTCGATTTCGTCGCCGCCCAGATCGAGGCGGTGCTGAGCGACCTGACCCCCGACGTGATCAAGACCGGCATGCTCTTCAGCGCCGAGATCGCCTCCCTGGTCGGCCGGATCATCGGCGAAAAAGGGCTGACGGCCGTCATCGACCCGGTCATGATCGCCAAAGGGGGCGCCGCCCTGCTGCGGGAGGAAGCCCTGGAGGCCGTCCGGCGAGATCTGATTCCGGTCAGCTATCTATTGACCCCCAACGTCCCGGAGGCGGAAGCCCTGACCGGCCTGACCATCGACTCGGAATCGGCCATGGAAGGGGCGGCGCACCGGTTGCGGGAGATGGGGGCCCGCAACGTGCTGCTCAAGGGCGGGCATCGAACCGGAGACGCTGTCGACCTGCTGTTGGAGGGGGATACTCTGCAGAAGCTGAGCGCACCCCGCATCGCCAGCCGCCACACCCACGGCACCGGCTGCACCCTCGCCGCGGCCGTCGCCGCCCTGCTCGCCCGGGGACTGACTTTGGTGGATGCGGTTAAATCGGCTAAAGCTTACATAAGCGCTGGCATTGAAACGGCGCGGGAGATGGGCTCCGGCCACGGCCCGGTTAATCATTTTTTGGCCGGGCGGAGGTTTTGGCAGGAGAAAATTCAGTAA
- the alr gene encoding alanine racemase has translation MQDLSGHRPTHVEIDLGALRHNLTRARLQAGKSRQILAVVKADAYGHGAAHVAPALEQFGADLFGVAMVEEGVEIRLAGVTRPVLVLGGLYPGQEALLFEHDLVPTLFDLETARHLNQYAVGYGRLLPYHLKLDTGMGRIGFRCAELSDLLVQLAGLKNLVMDGVISHFALADDPSHPFTPRQTEDFLAGLDTIRRAGFAPRHVHLSNSAALFSRDLPECNLVRPGIVLYGGLPAPCFADRLDLRPVMSFRSAVAQVKAVPAGTGVSYGHRFVTARPSVLAAIPVGYADGYSRHLSNCGEVLIRGRRAPVAGTVCMDWTLVDVTDIPGVAVGDLVTLLGSDNGQRISAEEWAAHAGTISYEVFCQVSKRVPRVYLGL, from the coding sequence ATGCAAGATCTTTCCGGACATCGTCCCACCCATGTTGAAATCGATCTCGGCGCTCTCCGGCACAACCTGACCCGGGCGCGCCTTCAGGCCGGGAAGTCCCGGCAGATTCTGGCGGTGGTCAAGGCCGATGCCTACGGGCACGGCGCGGCTCATGTCGCCCCGGCTCTCGAACAGTTCGGCGCCGATCTGTTCGGGGTGGCCATGGTGGAGGAAGGGGTGGAAATCCGTCTGGCAGGGGTCACCCGGCCGGTTCTGGTCCTCGGCGGGCTCTACCCCGGCCAGGAGGCACTGCTGTTCGAGCACGATCTCGTACCGACCCTCTTCGACCTCGAAACCGCCCGTCACCTGAACCAGTACGCCGTCGGATACGGCCGGTTGCTTCCCTATCATCTCAAGCTAGACACCGGCATGGGGCGGATCGGTTTTCGCTGCGCCGAACTGTCCGATCTCCTTGTTCAACTGGCGGGTCTGAAAAATCTGGTCATGGACGGCGTGATCTCCCATTTCGCCCTGGCCGACGACCCCTCCCATCCCTTCACGCCCAGGCAGACGGAAGATTTTCTGGCCGGCCTCGATACGATTCGCCGGGCCGGATTCGCTCCGCGCCATGTCCATCTCAGCAACAGCGCCGCACTCTTTTCCCGCGATCTCCCCGAATGCAACCTGGTTCGGCCGGGGATCGTTCTCTACGGCGGTTTGCCGGCACCCTGTTTTGCCGACCGGCTCGATCTGCGTCCGGTCATGAGCTTTCGCAGCGCCGTGGCCCAGGTCAAAGCCGTACCGGCGGGGACCGGGGTGTCTTACGGGCACCGCTTCGTTACCGCGCGGCCGTCGGTCCTGGCAGCGATTCCGGTGGGATATGCCGACGGCTACAGCCGCCATCTCTCCAATTGCGGCGAGGTATTGATCCGGGGCCGCAGGGCCCCCGTCGCAGGCACCGTCTGCATGGACTGGACCCTGGTGGATGTCACCGACATCCCTGGAGTCGCTGTCGGAGACCTGGTGACCCTGCTTGGTTCCGACAACGGCCAGCGGATTTCGGCGGAGGAGTGGGCCGCACACGCCGGTACCATTTCCTACGAAGTCTTCTGTCAGGTCAGCAAGCGGGTGCCGCGGGTTTATTTGGGTTTGTAA
- a CDS encoding ASKHA domain-containing protein, with amino-acid sequence MSNQAILLAFDLGTTTLAGRLIDRQGEVLAEARRLNPQAEFGADIITRLEKALKGNAIRLQELLVGGLNDLLDELLTATGYGRSAIVAAAAAGNSGISHLLRQLPVESILFPPHRPAHRQGLLLEPKVLGLELSSPLYLFPLVSGYVGGDLVAFLFSRNEQDGRVLYLDVGTNGEMALLANNRWLVTSVAGGPAFEGGGIACGMIAQRGAVTGVALNGDSLRLTVLGGGPPQGLCGSGLAEAVAAALEGGLIDRHGTIADPLQVSTNLSRHIVEGRQGRVLRLYRDAAVDLHLTQQDIRSFQLAKGAVRAGIECLLARSGLAAAAVDQVIMTGAFGFSLAPEVLKRVAILPENMVDKVLFVEAGVLAGCSRFLLDPVGEERVRALADSLRPYPLSGTPGFEQAFLHALDF; translated from the coding sequence TTGAGCAATCAGGCCATCCTCCTCGCTTTCGATCTCGGCACCACCACCCTGGCCGGCCGGCTTATCGACCGACAGGGAGAGGTTCTGGCTGAAGCACGGCGATTGAATCCCCAGGCGGAATTCGGTGCGGACATCATCACCCGTCTCGAAAAAGCCCTGAAGGGCAACGCAATCCGGCTGCAGGAGCTCCTGGTCGGCGGCCTCAACGATCTTCTCGATGAGCTGCTTACGGCGACCGGGTACGGCCGTTCGGCCATCGTTGCAGCGGCGGCCGCCGGCAACTCCGGCATCAGCCATCTGTTGCGGCAACTCCCTGTGGAATCCATCCTGTTTCCTCCCCATCGACCCGCCCACCGTCAGGGGCTCCTGCTGGAACCGAAAGTCCTCGGACTGGAATTGAGCTCGCCCCTGTATCTCTTCCCGCTGGTTTCAGGCTATGTTGGCGGAGATCTGGTCGCCTTCCTGTTTTCCCGCAATGAGCAGGATGGGCGGGTTCTTTATCTCGATGTTGGTACCAACGGCGAAATGGCCCTGCTGGCGAACAACCGCTGGCTGGTGACGTCGGTCGCGGGAGGGCCTGCCTTCGAGGGAGGCGGCATTGCCTGTGGCATGATCGCCCAACGGGGAGCCGTGACTGGAGTGGCGCTGAATGGCGACAGTCTGCGCCTGACGGTGCTGGGCGGCGGGCCGCCGCAAGGGTTGTGTGGAAGCGGGCTGGCCGAGGCGGTTGCAGCGGCTCTGGAAGGGGGCTTGATCGATCGGCATGGAACCATCGCCGATCCCCTGCAGGTGTCGACGAACCTCTCCCGCCATATCGTGGAGGGCCGCCAGGGACGCGTTCTGCGTCTATACCGGGATGCAGCCGTCGATCTCCATCTCACCCAGCAGGATATCCGTTCGTTTCAGCTGGCCAAAGGGGCGGTGCGGGCCGGAATCGAATGCCTTCTGGCCAGATCCGGGCTTGCCGCCGCCGCCGTCGACCAGGTGATCATGACCGGCGCCTTCGGCTTTTCCCTCGCGCCCGAGGTTTTGAAAAGGGTTGCCATTCTGCCGGAAAACATGGTAGATAAAGTGCTCTTCGTCGAGGCCGGCGTGCTGGCCGGTTGCAGCCGTTTCCTGCTCGATCCCGTTGGGGAAGAACGGGTCCGGGCTCTGGCGGATTCCCTGAGGCCCTATCCCCTATCGGGTACGCCTGGATTTGAACAAGCCTTTTTACATGCCCTCGATTTCTGA